In one window of Rhodoglobus vestalii DNA:
- the lepA gene encoding translation elongation factor 4, which translates to MSPRASYTLEPALTDPAFIRNFCIIAHIDHGKSTLADRMLSVTGVVSDRDMRAQYLDRMDIERERGITIKSQAVRMPWALTDESGFEQAYALNMIDTPGHVDFTYEVSRSLAACEGAILLVDAAQGIEAQTLANLYLAMENDLTIIPVLNKIDLPAADPDKYAEEIAGLIGCDPLTVLRVSGKTGVGVPELLDEATRLIPAPVGDPSAPARAMIFDSVYDAYRGVITYVRMIDGSMAPREKVMMMSTKSAHELLEIGVSSPEPTATKGLGVGEVGYLITGVKDVRLSKVGDTVTNFAKPSTQPLKGYSEPKPMVFSGLYPIDGSDYPVLREALDKLKLSDAALVYEPETSVALGFGFRCGFLGLLHLEIVRERLEREFNLDMIATAPSVIYEVMSDDKGVTTVTNPSEFPVGKITSVTEPMVKASILTPKDFVGTVMELCQSRRGTMQGMEYVGTDRVELHYTMPLGEIVFDFFDHLKSRTQGYASLDYEPSGNQTADLVKVDILLQGEAVDAFSAIVHRDKAYAYGVLMTERLKNLIPRQQFEVPIQAAIGARIIARESIRALRKDVLAKCYGGDISRKRKLLEKQKEGKKRMKMVGRVEVPQAAFIAALSGEVESGKEKK; encoded by the coding sequence ATGTCTCCTCGCGCCTCTTACACTCTTGAGCCTGCCTTGACCGATCCTGCGTTTATCCGCAACTTTTGCATAATCGCCCATATTGATCATGGCAAGTCCACCCTCGCTGACCGCATGCTGTCGGTCACGGGGGTTGTCAGCGACCGCGATATGCGTGCCCAGTATTTGGACCGTATGGATATTGAGCGGGAGCGCGGCATCACCATTAAGAGCCAGGCGGTGCGTATGCCGTGGGCTCTCACGGACGAGAGTGGCTTTGAGCAGGCGTATGCGCTCAACATGATTGATACGCCTGGCCACGTCGATTTCACCTATGAGGTTTCGCGTTCTCTGGCGGCGTGTGAGGGCGCAATTCTTTTGGTGGATGCCGCTCAGGGTATTGAAGCTCAAACCCTCGCGAATCTGTATTTGGCGATGGAGAACGATCTGACGATCATTCCTGTGCTGAATAAGATTGACTTGCCTGCTGCTGATCCGGACAAATATGCGGAGGAGATTGCGGGCCTTATTGGTTGCGATCCGTTGACGGTTCTTCGTGTTTCGGGTAAGACGGGGGTGGGTGTTCCCGAGTTGCTCGATGAGGCAACACGGTTGATCCCGGCACCGGTGGGTGATCCGTCTGCACCTGCCCGTGCGATGATTTTTGATTCTGTTTATGACGCGTATCGCGGTGTGATTACTTATGTCCGCATGATTGATGGCTCGATGGCGCCGCGCGAGAAGGTCATGATGATGTCGACGAAGTCGGCTCACGAGTTGTTGGAGATCGGTGTCAGTTCGCCGGAACCTACGGCGACGAAGGGTCTTGGTGTCGGTGAGGTCGGCTATCTCATCACGGGGGTGAAGGATGTTCGCCTGAGCAAGGTGGGCGATACGGTCACCAACTTCGCGAAGCCGTCGACGCAGCCTCTGAAGGGCTATTCCGAGCCGAAGCCGATGGTGTTCTCGGGGCTGTACCCGATTGACGGTTCTGATTACCCGGTTCTTCGGGAGGCTCTCGACAAGTTGAAGTTGTCGGATGCTGCGCTTGTCTACGAGCCTGAAACTTCGGTTGCTTTGGGGTTTGGTTTCCGCTGCGGTTTCTTGGGGCTGCTGCACTTGGAGATTGTGCGCGAGCGTCTTGAGCGTGAGTTCAATCTCGACATGATCGCGACTGCGCCTTCGGTAATCTATGAGGTCATGAGCGATGACAAGGGCGTTACTACGGTCACTAACCCGAGCGAGTTCCCGGTCGGCAAGATCACGAGCGTCACCGAGCCGATGGTGAAGGCATCCATCCTGACTCCGAAAGATTTTGTCGGCACGGTTATGGAACTGTGCCAGTCGCGGCGCGGAACCATGCAGGGTATGGAATATGTTGGTACTGACCGTGTTGAGCTTCACTACACGATGCCTCTTGGCGAAATTGTTTTCGACTTCTTCGACCATCTGAAGAGCCGCACGCAGGGCTATGCGAGTCTCGACTATGAGCCCAGTGGCAATCAGACTGCTGATCTCGTGAAGGTTGACATCTTGCTTCAGGGCGAAGCAGTTGACGCGTTCAGCGCCATTGTTCACCGCGACAAGGCGTATGCCTATGGTGTGCTGATGACGGAGCGGCTGAAGAATCTGATTCCGCGTCAACAGTTTGAGGTGCCGATTCAGGCAGCGATTGGTGCGCGCATCATTGCCCGGGAGTCGATTCGTGCATTGCGCAAGGACGTTTTGGCTAAGTGCTATGGTGGCGATATTAGTCGCAAGCGTAAGCTCCTTGAGAAGCAAAAAGAGGGCAAGAAGCGCATGAAGATGGTGGGCCGGGTCGAGGTTCCGCAGGCTGCGTTTATTGCGGCGCTGTCTGGTGAAGTCGAGTCGGGCAAAGAGAAGAAGTAG
- the holA gene encoding DNA polymerase III subunit delta, whose translation MAAKPPARSPVKPKVAIAQLAWNQVRPAPIVLVSGTESFLADRAIRILRDTLKAEDPSLEVSDLEADQYAPGDLISLASPSLFSEPRMIRVTNVEKCSDAFITETLKYLDAPAEDTYVVLRHAGGVRGKKLLDAIRSGAGGGIEVACVELKKDAEKYDFAAAEFSTLRRRVTPGALRTLVSAFSADLAELAAACQQLIADDADEINEATVARYYSGRVETSAFTVADSAIAGRSGEALVLLRHALASGADPVPIVAAFASKLRTMAKLSGGSMSSGQAAKTFGMAPWQAERAMKDLRGWNDAGLGSAIEAIADTDAQVKGLGRDPVFALERMISIVAARGIR comes from the coding sequence GTGGCCGCTAAGCCCCCCGCACGATCACCGGTCAAACCGAAGGTCGCAATTGCACAATTAGCGTGGAACCAGGTGCGCCCGGCGCCGATCGTGCTGGTCAGCGGCACCGAAAGTTTTCTTGCTGACCGCGCCATTCGCATACTGCGCGACACCCTCAAAGCAGAAGACCCCAGTCTTGAAGTGAGTGACCTCGAAGCTGACCAATATGCCCCCGGTGACCTCATTAGTTTGGCAAGCCCGTCGCTATTCAGCGAACCACGGATGATCCGCGTCACAAATGTGGAGAAATGTTCTGATGCGTTCATCACTGAGACTCTGAAGTATTTGGATGCCCCTGCCGAAGACACCTACGTGGTGTTGCGCCACGCCGGGGGGGTGCGCGGCAAAAAACTTCTCGACGCAATCCGTTCAGGTGCCGGCGGTGGCATTGAGGTGGCCTGTGTCGAGCTCAAGAAAGATGCCGAGAAGTACGATTTTGCGGCCGCGGAGTTTTCGACGCTCCGAAGGCGAGTGACCCCGGGAGCGCTCCGGACGCTCGTCTCTGCTTTTTCAGCCGATCTAGCAGAACTCGCGGCAGCCTGTCAGCAGTTGATCGCCGATGATGCCGATGAGATCAATGAAGCAACGGTGGCGCGCTACTACTCTGGGCGTGTCGAAACCAGCGCCTTCACAGTTGCCGATTCCGCAATCGCTGGCCGCTCTGGGGAGGCCCTTGTGCTGTTGCGCCACGCGTTGGCGTCGGGAGCGGACCCGGTTCCGATCGTTGCTGCGTTTGCGTCGAAGCTGCGCACGATGGCGAAACTTTCGGGCGGATCGATGTCTTCGGGTCAGGCGGCGAAGACTTTTGGCATGGCGCCATGGCAAGCCGAAAGGGCGATGAAAGATTTGCGGGGCTGGAATGATGCGGGGCTTGGTTCCGCCATAGAGGCAATTGCGGACACGGATGCTCAGGTCAAAGGTTTGGGCCGCGACCCCGTTTTTGCGCTAGAGCGCATGATTTCTATTGTGGCGGCCCGCGGCATCCGCTAG
- the rpsT gene encoding 30S ribosomal protein S20, which translates to MANIKSQIKRIGTNKKAQDRNRAVKSQVKTAIRATREAIKAGDKETATARLLSATKTLDKAAGKGILHKNQAANRKSAIAKQVAAL; encoded by the coding sequence GTGGCAAATATTAAGTCGCAGATCAAGCGCATCGGCACCAACAAGAAGGCACAAGACCGCAACCGTGCCGTCAAGAGCCAAGTCAAGACCGCTATCCGCGCAACCCGCGAAGCAATCAAGGCTGGCGACAAAGAGACCGCCACGGCACGTCTGCTCTCCGCGACCAAGACGCTCGACAAGGCAGCCGGCAAAGGCATCCTGCACAAGAACCAAGCAGCGAACCGCAAGTCGGCCATCGCCAAGCAGGTCGCAGCACTCTAA
- a CDS encoding ComEC/Rec2 family competence protein, which produces MSSLSHLTAVSGANCAIVVGLIMALGSRLGAHRIVRIALSVAVLLAFVVVVTPDPSVLRAALMATLVLIALGIGRPLRGMAVLSLAAISLLVFDPWLARNFAFALSVFATAGLLLFAEPLAHLLSRWLPRWLSLVIAVPLAAQLACQPILLLLQPTLPTYGVVANVLAAPAAPVATVVGLAACVALSLCPPLGIGLMWIAWLPSAWVAAVATFFAGAPGARIPWWEGWVGVVALSVVTVLFLVALVMQHPWRQRALATLVVCATLAGATTVGLGVSAALLWPDDWQFAQCDVGQGDAVVVRSGEQIALIDTGSDPDPLEACLSRLGVDRVDLLVLTHFDHDHVGGAEAIFGRADVVLVGPVGSDEDRTVLESLGAAGAQVRAVSTGDRGELGALRWNVLWPGEPLTGIDPGNDASIVIEFLPRPDCEQQCLSSTFLGDLGESAQARLLEEGSLSQVDVVKVSHHGSADQYPPLYDALDATVGLVGVGAENGYGHPTDDALTMLEEAGITAVRSDTDGLVLVSPATHPGSVRLWTERHIGGQH; this is translated from the coding sequence GTGAGCTCGCTGAGTCACCTGACGGCGGTTTCAGGGGCAAACTGTGCCATTGTCGTCGGGCTCATCATGGCCCTCGGTAGCAGACTCGGTGCCCACCGTATCGTGCGAATTGCGCTGTCGGTGGCGGTGCTGCTCGCCTTTGTTGTTGTGGTGACACCTGACCCTAGTGTGCTGAGAGCGGCCCTAATGGCAACACTGGTTCTCATCGCGCTGGGTATCGGGCGACCGCTCCGCGGGATGGCCGTGCTCTCGCTTGCCGCGATCAGTCTTCTTGTGTTTGATCCGTGGCTGGCGCGCAACTTTGCGTTCGCCCTCTCCGTATTCGCGACGGCAGGCCTTCTGCTGTTTGCGGAACCGTTGGCGCACCTTCTTAGCCGATGGTTGCCGCGGTGGTTGTCGCTCGTCATCGCTGTGCCTCTCGCCGCACAACTCGCCTGCCAACCCATCCTCCTGCTGTTGCAGCCGACGCTTCCCACGTACGGTGTTGTTGCGAACGTGCTCGCCGCCCCGGCTGCTCCCGTGGCCACCGTCGTGGGTTTGGCGGCCTGTGTGGCACTGTCACTGTGTCCACCGCTCGGCATCGGGCTGATGTGGATTGCGTGGTTGCCCTCCGCGTGGGTAGCTGCCGTGGCAACATTTTTTGCTGGGGCCCCGGGGGCACGAATCCCGTGGTGGGAGGGCTGGGTCGGCGTCGTCGCTCTCAGCGTTGTGACGGTTCTGTTTTTGGTGGCGCTGGTGATGCAGCATCCGTGGCGACAGCGGGCGCTCGCGACGCTGGTGGTGTGTGCCACTCTTGCCGGGGCAACGACAGTCGGGCTCGGAGTGAGCGCGGCGCTGTTGTGGCCCGATGATTGGCAGTTTGCTCAGTGTGACGTTGGTCAGGGAGATGCCGTTGTTGTTCGAAGTGGCGAGCAGATCGCGCTGATCGACACCGGGTCAGATCCTGACCCTCTAGAGGCGTGCCTGTCACGACTGGGTGTTGATCGCGTTGATTTGCTGGTGCTCACCCATTTTGACCATGACCATGTGGGTGGTGCCGAGGCAATCTTTGGGCGAGCAGATGTGGTGCTCGTTGGCCCGGTCGGATCCGATGAAGACAGAACTGTGCTCGAATCGCTGGGGGCAGCGGGCGCCCAGGTACGTGCTGTTAGCACAGGGGATCGCGGCGAGTTGGGTGCACTGCGCTGGAACGTGCTGTGGCCCGGCGAGCCGCTCACGGGAATCGACCCCGGCAACGATGCGAGCATTGTGATCGAGTTTCTTCCGCGACCTGATTGCGAGCAACAGTGCCTCAGTTCGACATTTCTCGGTGACCTTGGTGAAAGCGCGCAGGCGCGCCTTCTCGAAGAAGGCTCGCTGTCACAAGTGGATGTCGTCAAAGTCAGCCATCACGGGTCAGCCGATCAATACCCGCCCCTGTATGACGCGCTCGACGCCACCGTGGGATTAGTCGGTGTTGGGGCAGAGAACGGCTACGGACATCCAACGGATGATGCCCTAACGATGCTTGAGGAGGCGGGAATCACGGCAGTGCGAAGCGACACTGACGGCCTAGTGTTGGTATCGCCAGCAACGCACCCTGGATCGGTTCGGCTGTGGACGGAACGGCACATCGGCGGGCAACATTAG
- a CDS encoding HAD family hydrolase, whose product MKTHILWDIDGTLIHNSPDGANVYLEAFTQLTGAPPLHRITNPHGMTEGQLLSELLQLNGQPSTMLDDLLTELDVHTLAQHDGGFIREAVAGGPEALREVAHRGWDNALLTGNGPLHSRYKLLAAGYSADDFTWQNSFFGDRSPSRPHLTSLVTPQLGDGTHIIVGDTPNDGIAADAASLPFIAVATGAYSVADLRNTSALLVVDNLVGGLEEVLDTITQLTERG is encoded by the coding sequence GTGAAAACACACATCCTGTGGGACATCGACGGCACCCTCATTCACAACTCGCCAGACGGCGCCAACGTGTACCTTGAGGCGTTCACACAGCTCACCGGCGCCCCGCCGCTGCATCGCATCACCAACCCACACGGGATGACCGAAGGGCAGCTGCTCAGCGAACTGCTGCAACTGAACGGTCAACCATCCACGATGCTCGATGACCTTCTCACAGAGCTCGACGTACATACCCTTGCTCAACACGACGGTGGTTTTATCCGTGAGGCTGTTGCTGGTGGCCCCGAGGCCCTTCGCGAGGTCGCGCACCGCGGATGGGACAATGCGCTGCTCACCGGAAATGGTCCGCTCCACTCCCGCTACAAACTGCTGGCCGCCGGATACTCGGCTGACGACTTCACTTGGCAGAATTCGTTTTTCGGCGATCGTTCACCCAGTCGCCCCCACCTCACCTCGCTCGTGACACCCCAACTCGGTGACGGAACCCACATCATTGTTGGCGATACACCCAACGACGGAATCGCCGCCGATGCCGCCTCGCTACCCTTCATTGCCGTCGCCACAGGTGCCTACTCGGTCGCAGACCTCCGCAACACCAGTGCACTATTGGTCGTAGACAATCTCGTCGGCGGGCTCGAAGAGGTGCTTGACACCATCACGCAACTCACCGAGCGCGGCTAA
- a CDS encoding DUF1990 family protein, whose protein sequence is MDARTYPNAPVTYGAVGATRGSTFTVLPPAGFRRVERSARIGHGDERWAFAHHQIMTWGVKRRSGFGVTLLPRDAAGELLDLSKDSATHPKMRAGDTIILSIGRGRLTAHEPVRVVYVVDEPTVAGFAYGTLEGHPLRGEESFMIERRDDNSVWITVRSFSRPASTKWMLLSPALRVLQFVVVGRYLRALAGAIPAD, encoded by the coding sequence GTGGATGCCCGCACCTACCCCAATGCGCCCGTTACGTACGGAGCGGTAGGTGCCACGCGCGGCAGCACTTTCACGGTGCTTCCGCCGGCGGGCTTTCGCCGGGTCGAGCGCAGCGCTCGCATCGGGCACGGTGATGAACGGTGGGCTTTTGCCCACCATCAGATCATGACGTGGGGTGTGAAGCGTCGCAGCGGCTTCGGGGTCACGTTGTTGCCGCGCGATGCGGCCGGTGAATTACTCGATCTGTCGAAGGACAGCGCGACGCATCCGAAGATGCGTGCCGGCGACACAATCATTCTTTCCATCGGTCGCGGCAGGTTGACGGCGCATGAGCCCGTCCGTGTCGTGTATGTGGTGGATGAGCCCACCGTTGCCGGTTTTGCGTATGGAACGCTTGAAGGTCATCCGCTTCGTGGCGAAGAGTCGTTCATGATCGAGCGTCGCGACGATAATTCGGTGTGGATCACTGTCCGCTCCTTCTCGCGACCGGCGTCGACGAAGTGGATGCTGCTGTCACCCGCATTGCGAGTGTTGCAGTTCGTCGTGGTTGGCCGCTATTTGCGAGCGCTTGCGGGAGCAATTCCTGCGGATTAG
- a CDS encoding recombinase family protein — protein MRAIIYTRQSLDKTGEEAGVTRQLDDCRALAVRKGLDVIAELSDNDTSATTGVRRPAFDRLLALVEQGDADTVVIWHPDRLYRRLTDLVKITDVAKDHGLTILSVRADDIDLSTPSGRMTASILGAVATHEGEHRTDRQRNAYKQRATAGEWHFSHRPFGYKRDSGRVIQVPEEAEVLHEVLNRYYVEEEPRYSIMSYLNAHGILTPKGKRWGIIQVRDLLTNGHYAGISTYNGEEVGRGKWEPIVDEKTWRAWQTRAAKRKRKSTFTAAKYLLSGIARCGVCEGVIYTKKRKDGGLSYYCTTGGCVQRSLKAVDRLIEAAVFARLKMPDSLEILRPRGASVEHLHAERTEIQDRIDNLAELVADGTLTGQAVREAAKPLRSRLKMIDESLAAVETVSAIPSTLFEPEVERNWISLSLPQKRAIIRALMEISIARQANPRVFQPEKILIKWQGSSEAL, from the coding sequence ATGAGGGCAATTATTTACACCCGCCAGTCGCTCGATAAGACCGGCGAAGAGGCGGGAGTTACTCGGCAACTTGATGACTGCCGCGCTCTAGCCGTCCGAAAGGGCCTGGACGTTATTGCGGAACTCAGTGATAACGATACCTCCGCGACAACAGGTGTGCGTCGACCAGCTTTTGACAGACTGTTAGCACTCGTTGAGCAAGGAGACGCCGACACCGTCGTGATCTGGCACCCCGATCGCCTGTACCGCAGACTGACCGACCTCGTGAAAATCACCGACGTCGCAAAGGATCATGGGCTGACGATTCTCTCCGTCCGAGCAGACGACATTGATTTGAGCACCCCGAGCGGAAGAATGACCGCGAGCATCCTTGGGGCGGTCGCGACTCACGAAGGAGAGCACCGCACCGACCGCCAGAGGAACGCATACAAGCAACGAGCTACAGCAGGGGAATGGCATTTTTCGCACCGGCCGTTTGGGTATAAGCGCGACAGCGGGAGAGTCATCCAAGTTCCAGAAGAGGCAGAGGTGCTTCATGAGGTTCTGAACCGCTACTACGTGGAGGAAGAACCTCGCTACTCCATCATGAGTTATTTGAATGCTCACGGGATCCTCACCCCGAAAGGAAAAAGGTGGGGAATCATTCAGGTCCGCGATCTCTTAACGAATGGCCACTATGCCGGAATCTCAACCTACAACGGTGAAGAAGTTGGTCGAGGTAAGTGGGAGCCTATCGTCGACGAGAAGACATGGCGCGCGTGGCAGACGAGAGCGGCGAAACGTAAACGCAAATCGACATTCACCGCCGCCAAATATTTACTCAGCGGCATTGCCCGCTGCGGCGTTTGCGAAGGAGTCATCTATACCAAAAAACGGAAAGACGGTGGGCTGTCGTATTACTGCACCACCGGTGGATGTGTTCAAAGGTCACTCAAGGCGGTAGACCGTTTGATCGAGGCTGCGGTTTTCGCCAGGCTCAAGATGCCAGATTCTCTCGAAATACTGCGCCCCCGAGGGGCATCCGTTGAACATTTACATGCGGAGCGCACAGAGATCCAAGACCGGATCGATAACTTAGCCGAATTAGTGGCAGACGGCACCCTCACCGGCCAGGCTGTTAGAGAAGCAGCGAAGCCCCTGCGTTCCCGATTGAAGATGATTGATGAGAGTCTCGCAGCGGTTGAGACAGTCTCCGCAATCCCCAGCACATTGTTTGAGCCGGAAGTGGAGAGAAACTGGATTTCACTATCACTTCCGCAGAAGCGCGCGATCATTCGAGCCCTCATGGAGATCAGCATCGCTCGGCAAGCAAATCCCCGAGTCTTCCAGCCCGAGAAGATCCTTATCAAATGGCAGGGATCGTCGGAAGCGCTTTAG